Genomic DNA from Pistricoccus aurantiacus:
GGCGCTATCGCTTTCGCAAGCGCACCCACCGCAACCAGTATCTGGGGCCGTTCATTGCCCACGAGATGAACCGCTGCATCAACTGCTATCGCTGCGTGCGTTTCTACGACGACTATGCCGGTGGAAAGGATCTGGGCGTCTTCGGCATGAACAACAATCTGTATTTCGGTCGCCATCGAGAAGGCACCCTGGAAAGCCCTTTCTCCGGCAATCTGACGGAAGTCTGTCCCACCGGTGTGTTCACGGATCAGACCCATTCGGATCACTACACCCGCAAATGGGATCTGCAGTTCGCGCCGAGTATCTGCCATCAGTGCGCCATGGGCTGCAACATCAGCCCGGGAGAGCGCTACGGCGAGATCCGACGTATCGAGAACCGCTACCACGGCGAGCTCAACCGCTATTTCCTCTGCGACCGTGGGCGCTTCGGCTATGGCTATGTCAATCGTGCGGACCGACCACGGCAGCCGGAGTGGCGTAATGAGCGAGAAGACGAGACTGTCACTCTGGAGGTGGACCCGGCGCTGGATCGCGGCGCGGATCTGCTGCGCAGCGCCAAGCGAATGATCGGTATCGGTTCGCCTCGGGCCAGCCTGGAAAGCAATCACCAGCTGATCAAGCTGGTGGGCAGGGAGAACTTCTCCACCGGCATCGCCGCTCGGGAGCTGGCCTGCCTAGAGCACATGGCGGAACTCGAGCGGTCCTGCGGCCTGCCGATTCCTACCTTGCGCGAGGTGGAAGAACACGACGCGGTGCTGGTGCTGGGGGAGGACCTGATTCAGAGCGCCGCGCGGCTGGCCCTGAGCGTGCGTCAGGCGGTGCTGGGGCGCCGGGACGCCTTGGCGGATGAGCGCGGTATCCCGCAGTGGAACGCGGAAGCGGTCAAGATACTGGCCCAGGATGCCCGGCATCCGCTGTATATCGCCTATCCCGCCGCCACCCAGCTGGACGGCATCGCCGCGGACAGCCGTCGTCTGGCGCCGCAGGATATCGCTCGGCTAGGTTTCGCCATCGCCAATGCCATCGACGGAAACTCCCCCCGGGTCGACGATCTTGATGAAGCATTAAAAGAAATCGTCGATACGGTCGCCGGCCGGCTGATGGCAGCGGAAAAGCCGCTGGTGATCAGCGGCGGTTCCCTGGAGTCCACCCAGATACTCGATGCGGCGGGTAACATCGCCCGAGCGCTGTCCCGGCGTGCCAAGCGCGCCGGTCTGATGCTGGTACGCCGGGAAGCCAACAGCACCGGCCTTGCCATGCTCGGAGGCCAGCCCCTGGAATGGGCGCTGGATGAAGTCGCCGACGGTCGCGCGGACGCCCTGGTGGTGCTGGAAAACGACCTTTACGCCCGGCTGCCGGAGGCTCGGGTGGATGCTGCCCTGAGCAAGGCGGATAGGCTGGTGGTGCTGGATCATCAGCGTACCCGTACCTGGCAGCAGGCACTCTTGGGCCTGCCGGCGGCCAGCTTCGCCGAGGCGGATGGCACCCTGGTCAACATGGAAGGCCGCGCCCAGCGGTTCTTTCAGGTCTACGACCCGCGCTACCTGCGCCCGGAATGTCGTATTCACGAAAGCTGGCGCTGGCTGCATACCTTGCGTGCCAGCCTGCGAAGAGACACGGACAGCGCCGTCACCCTGGACGACATGACCGAGGCCTGTGCCCGGGATTATCCCGCCCTGGCAGAGATTCTGGTCGCTTCCCGAGGGTCGGACTATCGCGTGCGGGGAGTCAAGCTGGCTCGAGCCCCGCATCGTTACAGCGGGCGCACCTCAATGCGGGCGAATCTCAGCGTCAGCGAGCCCCGCGCTCCTCAGGATCCGGATACGGCATTCGCCTTTTCCATGGAGGGATACAGTGGTTTCGATCGGCCGCGCAAGGAAGTGCCCTTCGCCTGGGCACCGGGCTGGAACTCCCCCCAGGCCTGGAACAAGTTCACCGACGAGGTGGGCGGTCATCTGCGGGCCGGCGATCCGGGCGCGCGTCTGGTGACTCCGCGCCCGGGCAGCTACGCCTATGCCAGCGATATCCCCACGGCCTTCATGCCGGATCGGGACAGCTGGCAGGTGCTGGTATTGCCGCGCCTGTTCGGCGGCGAGGAAAACTCCTCGCGATCCACCCCCATCGGCGATCGCGCGGCATCCCCGAGTCTTGGCCTGTCGAGAGAGGACGCCAAGCGACTGGGGGTCGAGGAGGGCGCGTCATTGACGCTGGAGCTCGAGGATGCTCGCCTGACTCTGCCGCTGCGCTGCGACGAGCAGCTGCCCAGCGGTATCGTCAGCGTGCCGGCGGGAGTCAGCAGCGAGTTCGTCAACGGCGAGCGCGGGCGTCTCAAGGTGCTCGATACCGCCGCTGCGGTCGAGGAGGTACGCTAATGAATTGGGTCGCACTGCGCCCGGACTGGTTGACGCCGGCGGTGGTGGAGATCGCTATCGCCATGATTCAAGCGCTGGTCATTCTGCTGGCGGCGGTTCTCATCGGCGCGGTACTCACCGTGGTAGAGCGGCGGCTGCTGGGCCTGTGGCAGGATCGCTACGGCCCCAACCGAGTCGGTCCCTTCGGTTCCCTGCAGTTGATCGCCGACATGATCAAGATTTTCTTCAAGGAGGACTGGATACCGCCTTTCGCGGATCGGCCGATCTTCGTGCTGGCCCCCGCCATCGCCATGGCGTCGCTGCTGTTGTCCTTCATCATCATTCCTATCACCCCGGGCTGGGGCGTGGCGGACTGGAACATCGGTCTGCTGTTCTTCCTGGCCATGGGCGGTGTCAACGTCTACGCGGTGCTGCTGGGGGGTTGGTCCAGCGGCAACAAGTACGCACTGATCGGCGCCATGCGCTCCTCCGCGCAGACGATCTCCTACGAAGTGTTCATGGGGCTTTCGCTGATGGGGGTAGTAGCCGTCGCCGGCTCCTTCAACATGCGTGAGATCGTCAACGCTCAGGAGGGCTTGTGGTTCGTGATACCCCAATTCCTCGGTTTCTGTAACTTCTTGATTGCCGGTTTTGCGGTAACTCACCGTCACCCCTTCGATCAGCCGGAGGCGGAGCAGGAATTGGCGGATGGCTACCACGTCGAATACTCCAGCATGAAATTCGGCATGTTCTTCATCGGCGAATACGTCGGCATGCTGCTGGTGTCGGCGCTGATCGTGACCCTGTTCTTCGGCGGCTGGCACGGACCGCTGCTGCCGCCGATCGTCTGGTTCATGCTCAAGACCAGCATTTTTCTGATGCTGTTTATCCTGGTGCGGGCTGCGCTGCCTCGGCCGCGTTATGACCGAGTAATGACCTTCGGCTGGATCGTCTGTCTGCCGCTGACCCTGATCAATCTGCTGGTGACCGGTGCGGTGATCCTGCTCACCGCACCGGCTTGAAGCGACTGTCAAACAAGGAGCAACCGCCATGTACAAGGGGCTCTTGAAAGGCACCTGGTCTCAGCTGCGCACCCTGGGCATGATCTTCATGCACAGCTTTCGCAAGCGCGAGACTCTCAACTATCCCGAGGAAAAGGTGCCTCTGCCGCCGCGCTATCGCGGGCGTATCGTGCTGACCCGGGACCCGGACGGCGAGGAGCGCTGCGTGGCTTGCAACTTGTGCGCCGTGGCCTGTCCCGTGGACTGCATTTCCCTGCAGAAAGGGGAGAAGGAAGACGGCCGCTGGTATCCGGAGTTCTTCCGCATCAATTTCTCTCGCTGCATCTTTTGCGGCATGTGCGAAGAGGCCTGTCCGACCTCCGCCATCCAACTGACGCCGGACTTTGAGATGAGCGAATACCGCCGTCAGGAGCTGGTGTACGAGAAAGAGGATCTTCTGATCAGCGGTCCGGGAAAGGATCACGACTACCACTTCTACAAGGTGGCGGGGCTGGCCATCGCCGGCAAGGACAAGGGACGAGCGCAGAACGAGGCGGAACCGATCGACGTCACCACCCTGCTGCCCTGAACGACCTGGCACGCCATCGGCGACTGAAGGAGAGGACATGGAATTTGCGTTTTACCTGAGCGGCCTGGTCGCGGTGCTGGCGACCCTGGGAGTCATCACCAATCCCAATCCGGTGCACGGAGTGCTGTACCTGGTGGTATCGCTGCTGGCGGTGGCCATGGTGTTCTTCTCCCTGGGCGCGCCCTTTGCCGGCGCCCTGGAAATCATCGTCTACGCCGGGGCGATCATGGTGCTGTTCGTGTTCGTGGTGATGATGCTCAATCTGGGGCAGGCGGCGGTGGCCCAGGAACGGGCCTGGTTGAATCCACGCACCTGGCTGGGCCCCTCGCTGCTGGCCGCCTTCCTGCTGTTGACACTGATCGGCACGCTATGGCGCGGCGACGCGGGCATGATGATCGAGGGTGAGCCGCTGACCGCCAAGGCCGTCGGCACGACTCTGTTCGGCCCCTGGCTGCTGGTGGTGGAGCTGGGGGCGCTGCTGCTGCTGGCAGCGCTGGTGACCGCCTCTCACGTGGGGCGATTGACGCCGTATTCCGCCCCCGCCGAGGGGCGCAAGGCCGGCGAAAAGAAACCGTCGACCAGCGCGGGCGCCGAGTCGGTTCCGCAATCCGCACGCGAGGAGGGTCTATGAACGGCGTACCCATGGAGCACGGTCTGGTATTGGCCGCGGTGCTGTTCGCCCTGGGGCTGGCGGGGCTGATGTTTCGCCGCAACATGATCTTCGTGCTGATGAGTCTTGAAATCATGCTCAATTCCGCCGGGCTTGCGTTCATCGTCGCCGGTACCGGCTGGAACCAGCCGGAAGGCCAGGCCATGTTTCTGCTGGTGATCACCCTGGCGGCGGCGGAGGCAAGCGTGGGACTGGCATTGCTGATTCAACTGCAGCATCGCTTCAAGTCCTTGGATATCGATGCGGCCAGCAGGATGCGTGGATAATGGAACTGACGACTTCGTTGCCTTCGACGGCGCTGCTTCTTGCGCTGACTTTTCTGCTGCCCCTGGCGGGGACGTTGATCCTGGCTTTTTCCCGGGGCACCCTGGGCTATCGGGCCAGTAGTCTGGTGGGGGTGGGCAGCGTAGGCCTGGCCGCCTTGGCCACGGCACTGCTGGCGCTGGGCTTTGCCGCCGATCCAAAGGCTCAGGACGTTACCCTCTGGACCTGGATCGCCGTGGGGGATTTTCAGCCCACCATCGGGCTGGCTCTGGACGGGCTATCCTTGACCATGCTCGGCATCATCACCGGGGTGGGCTTTCTGATCCACCTGTTCGCCGCCTGGTACATGCGGGGCGAGGAGGGTATCACCCGTTTCTACACCTACATGAACCTGTTCGTCTTCAGCATGGTGCTGCTGGTGCTGGGGGACAACCTGCTGCTGCTGTTCCTAGGCTGGGAAGGCGTCGGCATGTGCAGCTATCTGCTGATCGGCTACTACTATCAGGACAATGCCAACGGCTGGGCGGGATTCAAGGCCTTCATCATCACCCGCATCGGCGATGTATTCCTGGCCATCGGCATGTTTCTGCTGTTCGCTCGTCTGGGCACCCTGGATATCGCCGAAATCCTCGAGCTTGCGCCGCAGCTTTGGAATCGCGGCGACGTCATGGTGGAAATCGCCGCCTTCCTGCTGCTGGGCGGCGCCCTAGGGAAATCCGCTCAGTTGCCGCTGCATACCTGGTTGGCGGACGCCATGGCCGGCCCTACGCCGGTTTCCGCACTGATCCATGCCGCCACCATGGTCACCGCCGGGGTCTACCTGATCGCGCGCATGCACGGGGTGTTCGAACTGGCGCCGGTGGCGCTTTACACCACCGGGGTGATCGGCGCCCTGACCCTGCTGATGGCAGGCTTCGCCGCTCTGGCTCAGACTGACATCAAGCGGGTGCTGGCCTATTCCACCATGAGTCAGATCGGCTACATGTTCCTGGCGCTGGGCGCCGGCGCCTATGAAGCGGCGATCTTCCATCTGATGACCCACGCCTTCTTCAAGGCGCTGTTGTTCCTTTCCGCCGGGGCGGTGATCGTCAGCTGTCATCACGAGCAGGATATGCGCCGCCTGGGCGGATTATGGCGGAAACTGCCCATGGCCTACATGGGCTTTATTGTCGGTGGTGCCGCCCTGGCGGCCCTGCCGCTGGTCAGCGCCGGCTTCTACAGCAAGGATGAAATTCTCTGGCAGGAGCTGGTGACCGGACACCCCTGGCTGCTGCTGGCGGGCTTGATTGGCGCCTTCCTGACTTCGCTTTACACCCTGCGCTTGATTGTCGGCATCTTCCATGGCCGAGCCAGGAGTCACAACGCGCATCACGCCAAGGCCGGGCGCGGCCTGGCCCATGGCCTGCCCCTGGTGGTGCTGGCGGTGCTCTCGACCTTTCTCGGCGCCTGGATCGATCTACCCTTGGAACGGGTCTTGCCGGCGCCGGCGGAAGGCGACGAATCCTTGTATCTGATACTGGAAATCGTCGCCGCCAGCGTGGCGATTCTGGGACTCTTGCTGGGCGCCTGGCTGTTTGTGGCCAAGCGGGCATGGCTCTCGCGGGTGTCCCGCAAGGGTCTTGGAGGCGGACTCTGGACCTTGTGGAACCGGGCTTGGGGCTTCGACGCGCTGTTCAACGGCCTGGTGGTGTGGCCTTATCGCGCCCTGGTCTGGCTGCTGCAAAGTGATCTTGCGGACGGCATCTTCCGCGCCTTCGCGCGACTGGTGCAGATTCTGCACGTCGGGGCAGCCAAGACTCAGAATGGCAAGCTGCGCCACTACGCCACCTCCATGGTGCTGGGGGCCACGCTGATACTGCTGACCCTGGCGCTGGCAATCTAGCCTGGCCGGCGGCTGAAACAAGGGTGCAGGCATTCATGGGTAATGGGTTCGAGGAAAAGGGAATGCGCTTTAACGCGGACTACGCAGACGGGATGCAACGCTTATGATACTGGTGTGGCTGATTGTGATCCCCTTCGTCGGGGGGCTCTTGTGCTGGCAGGCGGAGCGGCTGGGCGCCACGCCCACGCGCTGGATCGCGCTTGCCACCATGCTGATCGAACTGCTGATTCCCCTATGGCTGTGGGGGCAGCTCGATTTTCGGTTGCCGACCCTGGACGGCACCGCGACCCAGTGGGCGCTGGAATACCGTATCCCTTGGATCGAGCGATTCGGTATCGAGATTCATCTCGCCTTGGACGGCCTGTCCCTGGTGCTGATCGCCCTGACCGGCTTTCTCGGGGTGCTGGCAGTGGTGTGTTCCTGGAAGGAGATCGTGCGACGTATCGGCTTCTTCCATCTCAACCTGCTGTGGATTCTCGGCGGGGTGGTGGGGGTGTTTCTCGCCATTGATCTGTTCTTGTTCTTCTTCTTCTGGGAAATGATGCTGGTGCCGATGTATTTCCTGATCGCCTTGTGGGGTCATAGCGGCTCCAAGGGCAGAACCCGCATCGGCGCCGCCACCAAGTTCTTCATCTATACCCAGGCTAGCGGCCTTCTGATGCTGGTGTCCATCCTGGGGCTGGTGTTCGCCCACCACGCCAGCACCGGCGAATATTCCTTCAGCTACCAAGTGCTGCTGAACACCGAGCTTTCCCCTCAGCTTTCCTTCTGGCTGATGCTCGGCTTCTTCATCGCCTTCGCGGTCAAGCTGCCGGTGGTGCCTTTGCACGGCTGGCTGCCCAACGCTCATGCCCAGGCGCCCACAGCCGGCAGCGTCGACCTGGCGGGCATCCTGCTGAAGACCGCCGCCTACGGCATGCTGCGCTTCGCGCTGCCGCTGTTTCCCGAAGCGTCCATGGACTTCGCCCCCGTGGCCATGGGGCTCGGGCTGCTGGGCATCTTCTATGGCGCCGTGCTGGCCTGCGGACAGCAGGATCTCAAGCGATTCATCGCCTATACCAGTATTGCTCACATGGGGTTCGTGCTGATCGGCATCTATTCTGGTTCCCAACTGGCCCTGCAGGGGGTAGTGGTGCTGATGGTGGCTCACGCTTTTTCCGCGGCGGGACTGTTCATCATCAGCGGGCAGCTCTACGAGCGCCTGCACACCCGGGAGCTCCCCAAGATGGGCGGCCTGTGGGGGCGGCTCGGCAGCCTGCCGGGTTTCTCGCTGTTCTTCGTCGCCGCCTCCTTGGGCATGCCCACCACCGCCAATTTCATCGGCGAGTTCATGGTGCTGTTCGGTACCTTTCCCACGGCGCCCGTGGTAGTCGTTCTAGCCAGTGTCGGCCTGGTACTGGCGGCGGTTTACTCTCTGATCCTGATGCAGCGAGTGCACTACGGCCCGGCCCAGAGCGAGAAACCCCTGGCGGGGTTGGACGCTCGGGAGTTCAGCATGCTGCTGGGGATCGTCGCTCTGGTGGTGATGCTCGGTCTTTACCCCCAGCCGCTGCTGGATACCACCCATGCTGCCATGTCGGAAGTGCAACGCCTGTTTGAAATCACCGCGACGGCACCCGCCGGCGCTGACCTGTTGACGGAGACCCGCTGATGTTGACCAATCCGCACTTCGTCGCCTTGCTGCCACTGGTTCTAGTGGCGGCGACCGCCATCACGGTGATGCTGGGCATCGCCTGGCGGCGTGCACATGCCGCGACGGTGGCAGTCACCGTGCTGGGACTGTTGCTCGCGCTGGTCGCGCAAGGCGTGGCCTGGCAGCTTGCACCGGTGGATACGCCGCTGCTCGCCTTCGATGACCTCGCGATGATGGGCGGCATGCTGATTCTGGGCTCCACGCTGGTCTGCGCGATTCTGGCTCATGCCTATCTCGAAGTCTTCGAGGGCGCCCGTGAGGAATTCTATCTGCTGCTGCTATGTGCCGCGGCCGGGGGCCTGGTGCTCGCGGCGAGCCGTCACATGGCCAGCTTGTTTTTCGGTCTGGAGCTTCTGTCCATGCCGCTCTACGGCATGCTGGCTTACTCGTTTCGCGAGCGTCGCTCCTTGGAAGCGGGCATCAAATACTTGATCCTGTCTGCCGCCGCCAGCGCCTTTCTGCTGTTCGGCATGGCGCTGCTCTATGCCCAGACCGGCGAACTGCGTCTGGACGAGCTGATGACGGTGCTGACCGAGACTTCCGGCGTCTGGGGGCTGGCGGGAATTGCCCTGATGGTGGTGGGGCTCGGTTTCAAGCTTTCCGTGGTGCCCTTTCACCTCTGGACTCCGGACGTCTATGAAGGCGGTCCGGGGCCGGCGACCACCTTCCTGGCCACTGCCAGCAAGGTCGCGGTGTTCTTTCTGCTGTTGCGCCTGGTGCTGTACGTGCCGGCCTTCCAGGGGGAATGGCTCCGTACGCTGCTGGCGATACTCGCTCTGCTCAGCATGGTGATCGGTAACCTGCTGGCGCTGACCCAGTCCAATATCAAGCGAATACTCGGCTACTCCTCCATCGCTCACTTCGGCTATCTGCTGGTGGCGCTGGTGGTGGGCGACGGCCTGGCGGCGGAAACCGGCGGGGTTTATCTCATCACCTACGTACTGACCACCCTGGCGGCCTTCGGCGTGGTCACGCTGGTGTCGAGTTCCACCAGCGGCGAGGACGCGGCGGCGCTGCACTACTATCGCGGCCTGTTCTGGCGCCGCCCTTATCTCACTGCGGTGCTGACCATCAGCATGCTGTCCCTGGCGGGCATTCCCGCCACCGCGGGTTTTATCGGCAAGTTCTATATCATCGCCCTGGGGGTCGAAGCCCAGCGCTGGTGGCTGGTGGGCGGTATCATCCTGGGTAGCGCCATCGGGCTTTATTACTATCTGCGGGTCATGGTGACCCTGTTCATGCTCGAACCCGGCATGCAGCGCCGGGATGCGCCCCACGACTGGGGTACCCGAGCCGGCGGGCTGGTGGTGCTGGCGGTAGCCTTTCTGGTCATCCTGCTGGGGTTGTATCCGGCGCCGATGATCGAGCTGGCGGAGCTTTTGGGCGGCACCCCGCTGGGCGGCACCCCGCTGGGCTAAACGATATGGATCAAGGCAAGAAATCTTACCCATGTTTACTGGAGATACACGAGGCTTGTACTACGTTGAAAGGAGATATTGGTTAGCGACTGCTTGATAAGACCATCATGCAGGCCGCCGTCGGATCAGGGAGGTTGCATGGCTACCTACGAATATCGTTGCACGACGCATGGCACTTTCGACAGACGCATGCGAATGGGTACGGCTCCCTCACTGATTCCCTGTCCGCAATGTGGCGAGGATGCGGCGCGCATTCTTTCCATACCCATGGTGTCACGGGTTCCTCGTGGAATCAGCACCGCGATCGAGCGTACCCAAGCGAGTGCCGATCATCCCGCGACGGTTTCCAGCCTTCCCCCCAGCCGGGAGGGCCAAGCCCGCATCACGCGAAATCCCAAGCACCGACGCCTTCCCCGCCCTTGAGCGGCCCGAGGGTGAGTGCATCTTGCGCGTCACCTTCAACATTAAGAGGGTAAGTCAATGCCTGAGCTAATCTTTCCTCTCGATTCCAGCAAGAAATTCACCGATCAGAAGATCATCGGGCACAACCGCTACCACCCGGATATACCGGCGGCGGTGCAGATTCGGCCCGGCGACACCTTTCGTCTGGATTGCCGGGAATGGTTTGACGGGGCGATTCGCAACGACGATTCCGCAGACGACATTCGCGATGCGCCCATGTCCTGCGTGCATGTGCTTTCCGGCCCCATTGCGGTGGAGGGCGCGCAGCCGGGGGATCTGCTTATCGTCGATATTCTCGACGTGGGGCCGATTCCTCAGGAAGACAGCGGTCCACTTGCCGGTCAGGGATGGGGCTATACCGGCATCTTCGCCAAGCGCAACGGCGGCTCTTTTCTGGTCGACCAGTTTCCCGATGCCTACAAGGCGATCTGGGATTTTCGAGGCCAGGTGGCCACCTCGCGACACGTGCCGGGGGTCTCCTTCACCGGTAATATCCATCCTGGTTTGATGGGCACGGCTCCCTCTGCGGAGCTTTTGGCGAAGTGGAATGCGCGAGAGGGCGAGCTGATCGCCACGGATCCGCATCGGATACCGCCCCTGGCGCTACCGCCGGAGCCTAAAGACGCCATTCTCGGCACCCTGAGCGGCGAGGAATTCGATCGGGTCGCCGGTGAAGCCGCGCGCACCGCACCTCCAAGAGAGAACGGCGGCAACCAGGATATCAAGAACCTGACCAAGGGCACCCGGGTGTTCTATCCGGTCTTCGTGCCCGGCGCGAACTTTTCCGTCGGTGACCTTCACTTCTCTCAGGGAGATGGGGAGATCACGTTCTGCGGCGCCATCGAGATGGGGGGATTCATCGATCTGCATGTGGATCTGATCAAGGGCGGCATGGACACCTACGGCGTGGCGGAGAATGCGATCTTCATGCCCGGCAACGTGGCGCCACAGTACTCCGAGTGGCTGGCGTTTTCCGGCACCTCGGTGACCCTGAATGGAAAACAGCGCTATCTCGATTCCCATCTGGCCTATCAACGGGCCTGCCTGCACGCGATAAATTATCTGACGAAGTTCGGCTACAGTCCGGAGCAGGCCTATCTCTTGCTCGGGGCGGCGCCAATCGAAGGCCGGCTTTCCGGCGTGGTGGATATTCCCAATGCCTGCGCCACGGTGTATCTGCCCACCGCCATCTTCGATTTCGACATACGGCCCTCCGCAAGAGGCCCCGTCAAGATCGATCCGGGCATCGGAGCGCCGAAGTCCCCGGGCTGATGGATTACTGCAGCCAGCCCGGCAGCCAGGTGGCGAGACCTGGAAAAAATGCCAGCGCCACCAGCATGCCGAGCTGGATCAGGATGAAAGGCAGCACGCCTCGGTAGATGGTGGCGGTAGACACCGAGGCGGGCGCGA
This window encodes:
- the nuoG gene encoding NADH-quinone oxidoreductase subunit NuoG, whose amino-acid sequence is MATIHVDGKAYEVDGADNLLHACLSLGLDIPYFCWHPAMGSVGACRQCAVKQYKDKDDTQGKLVMSCMTPATDDSWIAIDDEEAKAFRENVIEWLMTYHPHDCPVCEEGGHCHLQDMTVMTDHDRRRYRFRKRTHRNQYLGPFIAHEMNRCINCYRCVRFYDDYAGGKDLGVFGMNNNLYFGRHREGTLESPFSGNLTEVCPTGVFTDQTHSDHYTRKWDLQFAPSICHQCAMGCNISPGERYGEIRRIENRYHGELNRYFLCDRGRFGYGYVNRADRPRQPEWRNEREDETVTLEVDPALDRGADLLRSAKRMIGIGSPRASLESNHQLIKLVGRENFSTGIAARELACLEHMAELERSCGLPIPTLREVEEHDAVLVLGEDLIQSAARLALSVRQAVLGRRDALADERGIPQWNAEAVKILAQDARHPLYIAYPAATQLDGIAADSRRLAPQDIARLGFAIANAIDGNSPRVDDLDEALKEIVDTVAGRLMAAEKPLVISGGSLESTQILDAAGNIARALSRRAKRAGLMLVRREANSTGLAMLGGQPLEWALDEVADGRADALVVLENDLYARLPEARVDAALSKADRLVVLDHQRTRTWQQALLGLPAASFAEADGTLVNMEGRAQRFFQVYDPRYLRPECRIHESWRWLHTLRASLRRDTDSAVTLDDMTEACARDYPALAEILVASRGSDYRVRGVKLARAPHRYSGRTSMRANLSVSEPRAPQDPDTAFAFSMEGYSGFDRPRKEVPFAWAPGWNSPQAWNKFTDEVGGHLRAGDPGARLVTPRPGSYAYASDIPTAFMPDRDSWQVLVLPRLFGGEENSSRSTPIGDRAASPSLGLSREDAKRLGVEEGASLTLELEDARLTLPLRCDEQLPSGIVSVPAGVSSEFVNGERGRLKVLDTAAAVEEVR
- the nuoH gene encoding NADH-quinone oxidoreductase subunit NuoH, which gives rise to MNWVALRPDWLTPAVVEIAIAMIQALVILLAAVLIGAVLTVVERRLLGLWQDRYGPNRVGPFGSLQLIADMIKIFFKEDWIPPFADRPIFVLAPAIAMASLLLSFIIIPITPGWGVADWNIGLLFFLAMGGVNVYAVLLGGWSSGNKYALIGAMRSSAQTISYEVFMGLSLMGVVAVAGSFNMREIVNAQEGLWFVIPQFLGFCNFLIAGFAVTHRHPFDQPEAEQELADGYHVEYSSMKFGMFFIGEYVGMLLVSALIVTLFFGGWHGPLLPPIVWFMLKTSIFLMLFILVRAALPRPRYDRVMTFGWIVCLPLTLINLLVTGAVILLTAPA
- the nuoI gene encoding NADH-quinone oxidoreductase subunit NuoI → MYKGLLKGTWSQLRTLGMIFMHSFRKRETLNYPEEKVPLPPRYRGRIVLTRDPDGEERCVACNLCAVACPVDCISLQKGEKEDGRWYPEFFRINFSRCIFCGMCEEACPTSAIQLTPDFEMSEYRRQELVYEKEDLLISGPGKDHDYHFYKVAGLAIAGKDKGRAQNEAEPIDVTTLLP
- the nuoJ gene encoding NADH-quinone oxidoreductase subunit J — protein: MEFAFYLSGLVAVLATLGVITNPNPVHGVLYLVVSLLAVAMVFFSLGAPFAGALEIIVYAGAIMVLFVFVVMMLNLGQAAVAQERAWLNPRTWLGPSLLAAFLLLTLIGTLWRGDAGMMIEGEPLTAKAVGTTLFGPWLLVVELGALLLLAALVTASHVGRLTPYSAPAEGRKAGEKKPSTSAGAESVPQSAREEGL
- the nuoK gene encoding NADH-quinone oxidoreductase subunit NuoK; the encoded protein is MNGVPMEHGLVLAAVLFALGLAGLMFRRNMIFVLMSLEIMLNSAGLAFIVAGTGWNQPEGQAMFLLVITLAAAEASVGLALLIQLQHRFKSLDIDAASRMRG
- the nuoL gene encoding NADH-quinone oxidoreductase subunit L → MELTTSLPSTALLLALTFLLPLAGTLILAFSRGTLGYRASSLVGVGSVGLAALATALLALGFAADPKAQDVTLWTWIAVGDFQPTIGLALDGLSLTMLGIITGVGFLIHLFAAWYMRGEEGITRFYTYMNLFVFSMVLLVLGDNLLLLFLGWEGVGMCSYLLIGYYYQDNANGWAGFKAFIITRIGDVFLAIGMFLLFARLGTLDIAEILELAPQLWNRGDVMVEIAAFLLLGGALGKSAQLPLHTWLADAMAGPTPVSALIHAATMVTAGVYLIARMHGVFELAPVALYTTGVIGALTLLMAGFAALAQTDIKRVLAYSTMSQIGYMFLALGAGAYEAAIFHLMTHAFFKALLFLSAGAVIVSCHHEQDMRRLGGLWRKLPMAYMGFIVGGAALAALPLVSAGFYSKDEILWQELVTGHPWLLLAGLIGAFLTSLYTLRLIVGIFHGRARSHNAHHAKAGRGLAHGLPLVVLAVLSTFLGAWIDLPLERVLPAPAEGDESLYLILEIVAASVAILGLLLGAWLFVAKRAWLSRVSRKGLGGGLWTLWNRAWGFDALFNGLVVWPYRALVWLLQSDLADGIFRAFARLVQILHVGAAKTQNGKLRHYATSMVLGATLILLTLALAI
- the nuoM gene encoding NADH-quinone oxidoreductase subunit M, with the protein product MILVWLIVIPFVGGLLCWQAERLGATPTRWIALATMLIELLIPLWLWGQLDFRLPTLDGTATQWALEYRIPWIERFGIEIHLALDGLSLVLIALTGFLGVLAVVCSWKEIVRRIGFFHLNLLWILGGVVGVFLAIDLFLFFFFWEMMLVPMYFLIALWGHSGSKGRTRIGAATKFFIYTQASGLLMLVSILGLVFAHHASTGEYSFSYQVLLNTELSPQLSFWLMLGFFIAFAVKLPVVPLHGWLPNAHAQAPTAGSVDLAGILLKTAAYGMLRFALPLFPEASMDFAPVAMGLGLLGIFYGAVLACGQQDLKRFIAYTSIAHMGFVLIGIYSGSQLALQGVVVLMVAHAFSAAGLFIISGQLYERLHTRELPKMGGLWGRLGSLPGFSLFFVAASLGMPTTANFIGEFMVLFGTFPTAPVVVVLASVGLVLAAVYSLILMQRVHYGPAQSEKPLAGLDAREFSMLLGIVALVVMLGLYPQPLLDTTHAAMSEVQRLFEITATAPAGADLLTETR
- the nuoN gene encoding NADH-quinone oxidoreductase subunit NuoN, whose amino-acid sequence is MLTNPHFVALLPLVLVAATAITVMLGIAWRRAHAATVAVTVLGLLLALVAQGVAWQLAPVDTPLLAFDDLAMMGGMLILGSTLVCAILAHAYLEVFEGAREEFYLLLLCAAAGGLVLAASRHMASLFFGLELLSMPLYGMLAYSFRERRSLEAGIKYLILSAAASAFLLFGMALLYAQTGELRLDELMTVLTETSGVWGLAGIALMVVGLGFKLSVVPFHLWTPDVYEGGPGPATTFLATASKVAVFFLLLRLVLYVPAFQGEWLRTLLAILALLSMVIGNLLALTQSNIKRILGYSSIAHFGYLLVALVVGDGLAAETGGVYLITYVLTTLAAFGVVTLVSSSTSGEDAAALHYYRGLFWRRPYLTAVLTISMLSLAGIPATAGFIGKFYIIALGVEAQRWWLVGGIILGSAIGLYYYLRVMVTLFMLEPGMQRRDAPHDWGTRAGGLVVLAVAFLVILLGLYPAPMIELAELLGGTPLGGTPLG
- a CDS encoding FmdB family zinc ribbon protein, with translation MATYEYRCTTHGTFDRRMRMGTAPSLIPCPQCGEDAARILSIPMVSRVPRGISTAIERTQASADHPATVSSLPPSREGQARITRNPKHRRLPRP